A window of the Thunnus albacares chromosome 15, fThuAlb1.1, whole genome shotgun sequence genome harbors these coding sequences:
- the LOC122997852 gene encoding tripartite motif-containing protein 16-like, protein MAEKGVQLDRETISCSICLDLLKDPVTIPCGHSYCMNCIKIFWDGKDQRKIYSCPQCRQTFTPRPVLMKNTMLAALVEQLKKTGLQAAPADHCYAGPEDVACDVCTGRKLKALKSCLVCLVSYCENHLQPHFASSKFKKHKLVDSSKKLQENICSHHDEVRKTFCRTDQQSICYLCSVEEHKGHDTVSAAAERTERQRKIEVSRQQIQQRIQDREKDVKLLQQEVEAVSRSADKAVEDSEKIFTELIRLIQKRSSDVKQQIRSQQETEVSRVKELQEKLEQEITELKRKDAELKQLSHTEDHNQFLHNYPSLSQLSTSTDSSSINIRPLRYFQDVTAAVSELRDKLQDILREKWTNISLAVTEEDVLLSEPEPKTRAEFLKYSREITLNPNTAHMKLLLSDGNRKAELTRQQQSYSPHPDRFTRYLQVLSRESLTGRCYWEVERRGRVVYVAVAYKNISRDGRLHECALGFNDKSWALYCDTNSYTFLFKSISTSISGPGSSRVGVYLDHRAGILSFYRVSETMTLLHRVQTTFTQPLYAGFRLCYDGDTAELCKVK, encoded by the coding sequence atggcgGAGAAAGGAGTTCAACTGGACCGAGAAACAATCAgctgttcgatctgtctggatctactgaaggatccggtgactattccctgtggacacagctactgcatgaacTGTATTAAAATCTTCTGGGATGGAAAGGATCAGAggaagatctacagctgccctcagtgcagacagaccttcacaccgaggcctgtcctgatgaaaaacaccatgttagcagctttagtggagcagctgaagaagactggactccaagctgctcctgctgatcactgctatgctggacctgaagatgtggcctgtgatgtctgcactgggaggaagctgaaagccctcaagtcctgtctggtgtgtcttGTTTCTTACTGTGAGAATCACCTTCAGCCTCACTTTGCAtcaagtaaatttaaaaaacacaagctggtcgactCCTCaaagaagctccaggagaacatctgctctcatCATGATGAGGTGAGGAAGACgttctgccgtactgatcagcagagtatctgttatctctgctctgtggaggaacataaaggccacgacacagtctcagctgcagcagaaaggactgagaggcagagaaagatcgaggtgagtcgacaacaaatccagcagagaatccaggacagagagaaagatgtgaagctgcttcaacaggaggtggaggccgtcagtcgctctgctgataaagcagtggaggacagtgagaagatcttcactgagctgatccgtctcatccagaaaagaagctctgatgtgaagcagcagatcagatcccagcaggaaactgaagtgagtcgagtcaaagagcttcaggagaagctggagcaggagatcactgagctgaagaggaaagacgctgaactgaagcagctttcacacacagaggatcacaaccagtttctacacaactacccctcactgtcacaactcagtacatctacagactcatccagcatcaatatccgtcctctgagatactttcaggatgtgacagcagctgtgtcagagctcagagataaactacaggacatcctgagggagaaatggacaaacatctcactggcAGTGACTGAAGAGgatgttttactgtcagaaccagaacccaagaccagagctgagttcttaaaatattcacgtgaaatcacactgaatccaaacacagcacacatgaagctgttattatctgatgggaacagaaaagcagagcTAACGAGACAACAACAGTCATATTCTCCtcatccagacagattcactAGATATTTgcaggtcctgagtagagagagtctgactggacgttgttactgggaggtggagaggagagggagagtagtttatgtagcagtcgcatacaagaatatcagcagagatGGACGCTTGCATGAATGTGCACTTGGATtcaatgacaaatcttgggcTTTATATTGTGACACTAacagttatacatttttgttcaaaaGTATCTCAACTTCCAtctcaggtcctggttcctccagagtaggagtgtacctggatcacagagcaggtattctgtccttctacagagtctctgaaaccatgactctcctccacagagtccagaccacattcactcagcctctctatgctggattTCGGCTTTGTTATGatggagacacagctgagttgtgtaaagtcaaatag